From Primulina tabacum isolate GXHZ01 chromosome 2, ASM2559414v2, whole genome shotgun sequence, one genomic window encodes:
- the LOC142533243 gene encoding protein RTF1 homolog — protein sequence MADLEKLLLEAAGRTTKTGRSRHSSPPSRRRGKGPYSDDGSDSKNDDSDDDRAYSNRKPSGSQVPLKKRLDPTERDDRGSQEGDEDDDSDNERDSDNDSVGSDLYKNEDDREKLSKLTELEREMILEARATKRSDRDLTEKFKKRKSQDRKGILPNSHTRGMRSKAERAGALDELVKRRRDAAKGSSGRRYSPVKRRTFTAATLSSPSRSGSESQSDEEESTGDGGMADSDEDKMSTESKLPTYEDIKDITIRRSKLAKWFMEPFFDELIVGCFVRVGIGKSRSGPIYRLCLVRNVDATDPDRQYKLDNKTTHKFLNVVWGNESSAARWQMAMVSDSPPAKTEFDQWLREVERSGGHMLSKQEVMEKKEAIKKTNSFVYSAATVKQMLQEKKSATLRPLNVAAEKDRLRRNLEIAKEKHDVVEMEKISAKLQELDAARHAQDKDTKAFKLAEMNRRNRVENFKNASEMKPVNTGLKAGEAGYDPFSRRWTRSRNYYVANSSGGEVPADGMKVDESVALADSKAGIVATAAALEAAAGAGKLVDTSAPVDKGTESNLLHNFHLPISLAVLQKFGGPQGAQSGFMARKHWIEATVGCKVPENDGRRHALTLTISDYKRRRGLL from the coding sequence ATGGCAGACTTAGAGAAATTGCTTCTTGAAGCAGCTGGAAGGACAACCAAGACCGGGAGGAGCCGCCATTCATCTCCCCCGTCTAGAAGAAGGGGAAAGGGTCCATATTCGGATGATGGAAGCGATTCGAAGAATGATGATTCAGATGATGATCGCGCTTACTCAAACAGAAAACCTTCTGGCTCGCAGGTGCCTCTAAAGAAGAGGTTGGATCCCACAGAAAGGGATGATCGTGGCAGTCAAGAAGGTGATGAAGACGATGATTCTGATAATGAGCGTGACAGCGACAATGATTCTGTTGGGAGTGATCTGTACAAGAATGAAGATGATCGGGAAAAGCTCTCAAAGCTTACTGAGCTTGAGCGAGAGATGATATTAGAAGCCCGTGCAACAAAGAGAAGTGATCGAGATTTGACtgaaaaattcaagaaaagGAAAAGCCAAGATAGAAAAGGAATCCTTCCTAATTCGCATACTCGTGGCATGCGCTCCAAAGCTGAAAGGGCTGGTGCACTTGATGAGTTAGTAAAACGAAGAAGAGATGCTGCTAAGGGGAGTTCTGGTAGGAGATATTCACCTGTCAAGAGGAGAACTTTCACTGCAGCAACTCTTAGTAGCCCTAGTAGGAGTGGAAGTGAGTCGCAGagtgatgaagaagaatcaACTGGTGATGGTGGTATGGCTGATAGTGATGAAGACAAAATGTCCACCGAGTCCAAGTTGCCTACATATGAGGACATCAAAGACATTACaattcgaagatcaaaattagCGAAATGGTTCATGGAACCGTTTTTTGATGAACTGATTGTTGGCTGTTTTGTACGAGTTGGGATTGGGAAATCACGGTCCGGTCCTATTTATAGACTTTGTCTGGTACGTAATGTTGATGCGACGGACCCTGATCGACAGTATAAGCTCGACAACAAAACCACTCACAAATTCTTGAATGTAGTTTGGGGCAATGAAAGCTCTGCCGCTAGGTGGCAGATGGCGATGGTTTCTGATTCTCCACCAGCCAAGACAGAGTTTGATCAATGGCTTAGGGAAGTAGAGCGCAGTGGCGGACACATGCTCTCAAAACAAGAGGTCATGGAAAAGAAAGAGGCCATTAAGAAAACAAACTCATTTGTGTACTCTGCTGCCACCGTGAAACAGATGTTGCAGGAGAAAAAATCTGCCACATTGAGGCCACTAAATGTTGCAGCAGAGAAAGATCGTCTGAGGAGGAATTTGGAAATCGCCAAAGAGAAGCATGACGTGGTAGAGATGGAGAAGATCAGTGCCAAACTGCAAGAATTAGATGCGGCTCGACATGCCCAAGATAAAGATACTAAGGCGTTTAAGCTGGCAGAAATGAACAGAAGGAACAGGGTTGAGAATTTCAAAAATGCATCCGAAATGAAGCCGGTGAATACAGGCTTAAAAGCTGGTGAGGCTGGGTATGATCCCTTTTCTAGGAGGTGGACTCGATCGAGAAATTATTATGTGGCAAATTCCAGTGGAGGAGAAGTTCCAGCTGATGGAATGAAGGTTGATGAAAGTGTTGCTTTAGCTGATAGCAAGGCTGGAATTGTAGCTACTGCAGCAGCCCTTGAAGCTGCAGCTGGTGCTGGGAAGCTGGTGGATACGAGTGCTCCGGTAGATAAAGGCACTGAATCTAACTTGCTTCATAATTTTCATCTGCCCATATCTTTGGCTGTGCTTCAGAAGTTTGGTGGGCCTCAAGGAGCCCAAAGTGGATTTATGGCGAGGAAACACTGGATTGAAGCCACCGTGGGTTGTAAAGTTCCAGAGAACGATGGGAGGAGGCATGCACTGACATTGACCATCAGCGACTATAAGAGGCGAAGGGGGTTGCTGTGA